A genome region from Gadus chalcogrammus isolate NIFS_2021 chromosome 5, NIFS_Gcha_1.0, whole genome shotgun sequence includes the following:
- the haus2 gene encoding HAUS augmin-like complex subunit 2, whose product MDPWERSPFSITPAGSFLSSCVAKGIWTQEEFDSAPRESHAFSPRLQAAEQHIRAKRELAQLRLEAELLSLEKESADVTHKFYLTRRFRDLQVFASHLQDLLKEQSSLRQRLMKPFCQTSLPMEAHLHRYVVELIQMVLDFIESLERHVTTVRALPSLPDSVAKLNSGVAQLLAQVAEVEQLSSQVLQWKDLHPRTALLPGPGPDSLSGRLGSTF is encoded by the exons ATGGATCCGTGGGAGCGGAGCCCGTTCTCCATCACCCCGGCAGGCAGCTTCCTGTCCAGCTGCGTGGCGAAGGGGATCTGGACACAG GAGGAGTTTGACTCCGCCCCTAGGGAAAGCCACGCCTTCTCCCCGCGTCTCCAGGCCGCTGAGCAACACATCAGGGCCAAGCGGGAGCTGGCTCAG TTACGTCTGGAGGCGGAGCTCCTGAGcctggagaaagagagcgcTGATGTGACGCACAAGTTCTACCTGA CCCGGAGGTTCAGGGACCTGCAGGTGTTTGCGAGTCACCTGCAGGACCTTCTGAAGGAGCAGAGCAGCCTGCGCCAGAGACTGATGAAACCCTTCTGTCAGACCAGCCTGCCTATGGAGGCTCACctgcacag GTATGTGGTGGAGCTCATCCAGATGGTCCTGGACTTCATCGAGAGCCTGGAGCGTCACGTGACCACGGTGCGCGCGCTGCCCTCGCTCCCCGACAGCGTGGCTAAACTG AACAGCGGTGTGGCCCAGCTGCTGGCCCAGGTGGCGGAGGTGGAGCAGCTGTCCTCTCAGGTCCTCCAGTGGAAGGACCTCCACCCGCGCACCGCTCTGCTCCCAGGGCCCGGCCCCGACTCATTGAGCGGCCGGCTGGGCTCTACGTTCtag